A region from the Drosophila mauritiana strain mau12 chromosome 2L, ASM438214v1, whole genome shotgun sequence genome encodes:
- the LOC117135210 gene encoding DNA-directed RNA polymerases I and III subunit RPAC1 has product MASKTRKEPLLYMEEYRVKQDPQDYGLADDVFSIQAFKEKLHIKIVRNDEDGLEFDLIGVYPAIANAFRRLMLSDVPSMAIEKVYIYNNTSIIQDEVLAHRMGLLPLRADPRLFAYRTEESTEAGTEQDTLEFELKVKCSRRRDAGKDQSNFDDIYKNHKVYSGHLKWLPKGKQAQIYSESAVNCIHDDILIAQLRPGHELDLRLVAVKGLGRDHAKFSPVATATYRLLPLIKLNREVTGKDAYLLQNCFSPGVIGIDENETAYVKDARYDTCSRNVYRYPQLNDAVTLARIRDHYIFSVESVGALKPDVIFLEAVKVLKRKCRALIDEIEAE; this is encoded by the exons ATGGCAAGCAAAACTCGGAAAGAGCCGCTTCTGTACATGGAGGAGTATCGGGTGAAGCAGGATCCGCAGGACTATGGACTGGCGGACGATGTTTTTTCCATTCAGGCGTTCAAGGAAAAGCTCCACATCAAAATCGTCAG AAACGACGAGGACGGCCTGGAGTTCGATCTGATTGGAGTGTATCCCGCCATTGCAAATGCCTTCCGTCGCCTGATGCTCAGCGATGTGCCCAGCATGGCCATCGAAAAGGTGTACATATACAACAACACCTCGATCATCCAGGACGAGGTACTGGCCCATCGAATGGGTCTACTTCCGCTGCGGGCTGATCCCCGGCTATTCGCATACCGTACCGAGGAGAGTACTGAGGCGGGGACCGAGCAGGATACGCTTGAATTTGAGTTGAAGGTGAAGTGCTCGCGACGACGGGATGCTGGAAAGGATCAGTCCAACTTCGATGACATTTACAAAAACCACAAAGTGTACTCGGGGCATCTGAAGTGGCTGCCGAAAGGAAAGCAGGCGCAGATTTACAGCGAGAGTGCTGTGAACTGTATTCACGATGACATACTGATTGCCCAATTGCGACCGGGTCACGAGTTGGATCTGCGCCTGGTGGCGGTTAAGGGACTTGGACGGGATCACGCGAAGTTCTCGCCGGTGGCCACGGCCACCTACCGACTGCTACCCCTGATTAAGCTGAACCGCGAGGTGACCGGAAAGGATGCGTACCTATTACAGAACTGTTTCTCACCAGGAGTAATTGGTATCGACGAGAATGAAACTGCCTATGTAAAGGATGCGCGCTACGACACGTGCAGCCGAAATGTGTATCGCTATCCCCAGCTAAACGACGCTGTGACTTTGGCCCGTATCCGAGATCACTACATTTTCTCCGTGGAATCAGTCGGCGCACTGAAGCCCGATGTCATCTTTCTGGAGGCGGTCAAGGTATTGAAGAGAAAGTGTCGGGCGCTTATCGACGAAATCGAGGCAGAatag
- the LOC117135212 gene encoding uncharacterized protein LOC117135212 isoform X2, with translation MQKGYKTDEDKKVKRLYHQRYRTEWEKYPELSSWLASSNDGYSAHCKICDINVLARLASIKQHLVTRKHQESSKYHNILAKNMVKGELDKDEHDPHLEASIISSKAKSKAKSKAYPRQKPRSKMLQKIKNEMKVESMEEEEEEEEEDEIASNDSILDDLLRTDQPYQEQEFVVENEFLEVQQHETDLQDQEVVYEEEMMQLKPEDPEINNEFQVDAMTEDTIISEFDLFGKSLALQLNNMDLEDALMCQERLQMVLTEFRLKVLKRKKDQARSS, from the exons ATGCAGAAGGGTTACAAGACTGATGAGGACAAGAAGGTGAAGCGACTGTACCACCAACGCTATCGCACAGAGTGGGAGAAATATCCAGAGCTCTCCAGCTGGCTCGCATCCAGTAACGATGGTTACTCGGCGCACTGCAAGATCTGCGACATCAATGTCCTCGCCAGACTGGCGTCCATCAAGCAGCACCTCGTAACGCGGAAACACCAGGAAAGTTCCAAGTACCACAACATTCTTGCCAAG AACATGGTCAAGGGTGAACTTGACAAAGATGAGCATGACCCGCACTTGGAGGCATCCATAATTTCATCCAAAGCAAAGTCCAAAGCCAAATCAAAGGCCTATCCACGGCAAAAGCCAAGAAGCAAAATGCTGCAAAAGATCAAGAACGAGATGAAGGTGGAGagcatggaggaggaggaagaggaggaggaggaggacgaaaTTGCCTCGAACGACTCAATCCTGGATGATTTACTCAGAACCGATCAGCCCTATCAGGAGCAGGAATTTGTGGTTGAGAACGAGTTTCTCGAAGTACAACAGCATGAAACAGATCTCCAGGACCAAGAGGTGGTCTACGAGGAAGAGATGATGCAGCTCAAGCCGGAAGATCCGGAGATTAATAACGAATTTCAAGTCGACGCGATGACGGAAGACACCATTATTAGCGAATTTGACTTGTTCGGCAAGAGTTTGGCCCTGCAGCTGAACAACATGGACCTGGAGGACGCGCTAATGTGCCAAGAGCGTCTGCAGATGGTCCTTACGGAATTTCGCTTAAAGGTGCTTAAGCGCAAGAAAGACCAAGCACGATCTTCGTAG
- the LOC117135212 gene encoding uncharacterized protein LOC117135212 isoform X1, protein MQKGYKTDEDKKVKRLYHQRYRTEWEKYPELSSWLASSNDGYSAHCKICDINVLARLASIKQHLVTRKHQNMVKGELDKDEHDPHLEASIISSKAKSKAKSKAYPRQKPRSKMLQKIKNEMKVESMEEEEEEEEEDEIASNDSILDDLLRTDQPYQEQEFVVENEFLEVQQHETDLQDQEVVYEEEMMQLKPEDPEINNEFQVDAMTEDTIISEFDLFGKSLALQLNNMDLEDALMCQERLQMVLTEFRLKVLKRKKDQARSS, encoded by the exons ATGCAGAAGGGTTACAAGACTGATGAGGACAAGAAGGTGAAGCGACTGTACCACCAACGCTATCGCACAGAGTGGGAGAAATATCCAGAGCTCTCCAGCTGGCTCGCATCCAGTAACGATGGTTACTCGGCGCACTGCAAGATCTGCGACATCAATGTCCTCGCCAGACTGGCGTCCATCAAGCAGCACCTCGTAACGCGGAAACACCAG AACATGGTCAAGGGTGAACTTGACAAAGATGAGCATGACCCGCACTTGGAGGCATCCATAATTTCATCCAAAGCAAAGTCCAAAGCCAAATCAAAGGCCTATCCACGGCAAAAGCCAAGAAGCAAAATGCTGCAAAAGATCAAGAACGAGATGAAGGTGGAGagcatggaggaggaggaagaggaggaggaggaggacgaaaTTGCCTCGAACGACTCAATCCTGGATGATTTACTCAGAACCGATCAGCCCTATCAGGAGCAGGAATTTGTGGTTGAGAACGAGTTTCTCGAAGTACAACAGCATGAAACAGATCTCCAGGACCAAGAGGTGGTCTACGAGGAAGAGATGATGCAGCTCAAGCCGGAAGATCCGGAGATTAATAACGAATTTCAAGTCGACGCGATGACGGAAGACACCATTATTAGCGAATTTGACTTGTTCGGCAAGAGTTTGGCCCTGCAGCTGAACAACATGGACCTGGAGGACGCGCTAATGTGCCAAGAGCGTCTGCAGATGGTCCTTACGGAATTTCGCTTAAAGGTGCTTAAGCGCAAGAAAGACCAAGCACGATCTTCGTAG